The proteins below come from a single Triticum aestivum cultivar Chinese Spring chromosome 5D, IWGSC CS RefSeq v2.1, whole genome shotgun sequence genomic window:
- the LOC123125162 gene encoding putative pentatricopeptide repeat-containing protein At3g15930: MPPDQMAWWPLAAAPRRLRRLVVAAFLSTAPSHGCPLHAELARRGAPAAASLALYSRIRAATPPTAYTFSLLLAALASSASGGCTRLAAPVAHAHALKCGALAHPVVTNSLLKLYCALGLLPHARRVFDSGAALDAASWNTMVSGYGKSGDLAAAREVFGRMPGRNLVSWSAMIDALVRAAEFDEALQVFDRMMGEGFKPDVVVLVSVLKACAHLGAVERGRWVHRYMETEGFAGTQRNVMAETALVDMYCKCGCMEEAWRAFDSVRCRDVVLWNSMIGGLAMNGHGEHALELFQRMVGNGFVPNQSTFVAALCACTHSGRLEEGREIFQSMRQHGIEPQREHYGCLADLLGRAGRVEEAETVLLDMPMEPHASQWGALMSSCRMHNDITVGERVGKRLIELEPQHGGRYAVLFNLYAVNGRWEDARAIRQMMVEKGAKKELGFSFME, from the coding sequence ATGCCCCCAGACCAAATGGCGTGGTGGCcgctcgccgccgcgccccgccgcctccgcagACTCGTCGTCGCTGCCTTCCTCTCCACAGCGCCCTCCCACGGCTGCCCGCTCCACGCCGAGCTCGCGCGCCGCGGCGCCCCCGCGGCCGCCTCGCTCGCCCTCTATTCCCGCatccgcgccgccacgccgcccacCGCCTACACCTTCTcgctcctcctcgccgccctcgccTCGTCCGCCTCCGGCGGCTGCACACGCCTGGCCGCGCCCGTCGCCCACGCGCACGCGCTCAAGTGCGGCGCGCTCGCGCACCCCGTCGTCACCAACTCCCTCCTCAAGCTCTACTGCGCCCTCGGCCTCCTGCCCCACGCCCGCAGGGTGTTCGACTCGGGCGCCGCTCTGGACGCCGCCTCCTGGAACACCATGGTGTCCGGCTACGGCAAGAGCGGCGACCTGGCAGCGGCGAGGGAGGTGTTCGGCAGAATGCCCGGGCGGAACCTGGTGTCTTGGAGCGCCATGATCGACGCGCTCGTGCGTGCGGCGGAATTCGACGAGGCGCTGCAGGTGTTTGATCGGATGATGGGGGAGGGTTTCAAGCCGGATGTGGTGGTGCTGGTGAGCGTGCTCAAGGCGTGTGCTCATCTTGGTGCCGTTGAGAGGGGTCGCTGGGTCCATCGGTATATGGAAACAGAGGGGTTTGCAGGGACTCAAAGGAATGTCATGGCCGAGACCGCGCTGGTGGACATGTACTGCAAGTGTGGGTGCATGGAGGAGGCGTGGCGTGCTTTTGACTCTGTTCGCTGCCGCGACGTTGTGCTGTGGAATTCAATGATTGGGGGGCTTGCCATGAATGGCCATGGTGAGCATGCACTTGAGTTGTTCCAAAGGATGGTCGGAAACGGCTTTGTGCCAAATCAGTCAACCTTTGTTGCTGCTTTGTGCGCGTGCACCCACTCAGGTCGTCTGGAGGAAGGGAGGGAGATTTTCCAGTCGATGCGGCAGCACGGGATCGAGCCACAGAGAGAGCACTATGGGTGCCTAGCTGATCTCCTTGGGCGTGCAGGACGTGTTGAGGAGGCTGAGACTGTTTTGTTGGATATGCCAATGGAGCCACATGCGTCGCAATGGGGTGCGCTGATGTCTTCATGCCGGATGCATAATGATATTACTGTCGGCGAACGTGTAGGGAAGCGGCTCATTGAGCTAGAGCCACAACATGGTGGGCGGTATGCTGTTCTGTTCAATTTGTATGCAGTCAATGGTCGATGGGAAGATGCAAGAGCCATTCGGCAGATGATGGTGGAGAAGGGAGCGAAGAAAGAGCTGGGTTTCAGCTTCATGGAGTGA